One Streptomyces sp. P9-A2 DNA window includes the following coding sequences:
- a CDS encoding dienelactone hydrolase family protein, which translates to MTQAAGRDVEYQHEGTRMLGLVMAPQGEAAGDSSAAAVLLIHDAFGVSEEMIGHATRLAAAGHPVFLADVWGERATPASVAEIGPLIGAMAQDRDRWLGRVAAAHAALDAQPEFAGRPLALLGYCFGGSSALEYLRTGAVVAGVAAVHPGLDLLDQDWSTPGSGSVLLMIGADDPMATPDMRHRLEEHLSSAGLDHQFHLYSGTTHAFTSPKVAASPEPEVFAYNARSAARAWAATTGFLAELSAPAS; encoded by the coding sequence GTGACCCAGGCAGCCGGCCGTGACGTCGAGTACCAGCACGAGGGGACCCGCATGCTGGGTCTGGTCATGGCGCCTCAGGGCGAAGCGGCCGGCGACTCCTCCGCCGCCGCGGTCCTGCTCATCCACGACGCCTTCGGCGTCAGCGAGGAGATGATCGGCCACGCGACGCGGCTCGCCGCGGCCGGACATCCGGTGTTTCTGGCCGACGTATGGGGCGAGCGCGCCACGCCTGCCTCGGTCGCCGAGATCGGGCCGCTGATCGGTGCCATGGCCCAGGACCGCGACCGGTGGCTGGGGCGCGTCGCCGCCGCCCACGCGGCGCTCGACGCGCAGCCGGAGTTCGCCGGCCGTCCGCTGGCCCTCCTCGGTTACTGCTTCGGCGGCTCCTCGGCGCTCGAGTACCTCCGCACCGGGGCAGTCGTCGCCGGCGTCGCCGCGGTGCACCCCGGGCTCGACCTGCTCGACCAGGACTGGAGCACTCCGGGATCGGGCTCCGTGCTGCTGATGATCGGCGCCGACGACCCGATGGCGACGCCTGACATGCGGCACCGGCTCGAGGAACACCTGAGCTCCGCCGGGCTGGACCACCAGTTCCACCTCTACAGCGGCACCACCCACGCCTTCACCAGCCCGAAGGTCGCCGCCTCCCCCGAGCCCGAGGTGTTCGCCTACAACGCGCGCAGCGCCGCGCGCGCCTGGGCGGCCACCACCGGCTTCCTCGCCGAGCTCTCCGCTCCGGCCTCCTGA
- a CDS encoding ABC transporter permease, with product MSEMPTAARPTTGVTSPPAPASAPAAPVKHSSGGAWFASRFAVIGVWIGLAVLFAVLRPDAFMASGSLKVIFGSQNQAALVFLTAALLCTIIVGEFVDMSVASNFGLAAIMLTVLNVNHGWSVWAAALAAIVLSTAVGAVNGWLVVKVGVNTIVVTLGMGTFLLGIALWVSDLMPVSGLPTDFKDIALLPVAGLPISFFYGLALMLGFAYVLHFTPLGRTMRFVGESREVSRLAGVRVTRVRIGAFTTAGLIAGVGGVLSAAATGGFDPNVSQSYLLPIFAATFLGTAILQPGRFNPIGTLIAVFFLATGVLGLQLLGATSWVTSVFYGGVLVVAVTISTVLRSRSR from the coding sequence ATGTCAGAGATGCCCACGGCCGCCCGGCCGACCACCGGCGTGACATCGCCGCCCGCACCGGCCTCCGCCCCGGCCGCCCCTGTGAAGCACAGCAGTGGCGGGGCCTGGTTCGCCTCCCGCTTTGCCGTCATCGGAGTCTGGATCGGGCTCGCGGTCCTCTTCGCGGTCCTCCGTCCCGACGCCTTCATGGCGTCGGGCAGCCTCAAGGTGATCTTCGGCAGTCAGAACCAGGCGGCGCTCGTCTTTCTGACCGCCGCCCTGCTCTGCACGATCATCGTCGGTGAGTTCGTCGACATGTCGGTCGCCTCCAACTTCGGGCTCGCCGCCATCATGCTGACGGTCCTCAACGTCAACCACGGGTGGAGCGTGTGGGCGGCGGCGCTCGCCGCGATCGTCCTGTCCACCGCGGTGGGCGCCGTGAACGGCTGGCTGGTGGTCAAGGTCGGCGTCAACACCATCGTGGTGACGCTCGGCATGGGCACCTTCCTCCTCGGCATCGCGCTCTGGGTCTCCGACCTGATGCCGGTCAGCGGCCTCCCCACGGACTTCAAGGACATCGCGCTCCTGCCGGTCGCCGGCCTTCCCATCAGCTTCTTCTACGGGCTCGCGCTCATGCTCGGGTTCGCCTACGTCCTGCACTTCACGCCGCTGGGCCGCACCATGCGCTTCGTCGGTGAGAGCCGTGAGGTCAGCCGACTGGCCGGTGTGCGCGTGACACGTGTCCGCATCGGGGCCTTCACGACCGCGGGCCTCATCGCCGGCGTGGGAGGAGTGCTCTCCGCAGCGGCCACCGGCGGCTTCGACCCCAACGTGTCGCAGAGCTACCTGCTGCCGATCTTCGCGGCGACCTTCCTCGGCACGGCGATCCTGCAGCCGGGGCGGTTCAACCCGATCGGCACCCTCATCGCCGTCTTCTTCCTGGCCACCGGCGTGCTCGGGCTCCAGCTCCTGGGCGCGACCTCATGGGTCACGAGCGTCTTCTACGGCGGCGTCCTCGTCGTCGCCGTCACCATCTCGACCGTGCTGCGCAGCCGCTCGCGCTGA
- a CDS encoding sugar ABC transporter substrate-binding protein: MRPARSTRRARTWAAAAGVALLAGSLAACGGDSKDTASAGADGATAAADDKLAAAMKALDAYPVPTEKLDKVGSVAGKTVYYVPITKQAPMFTTTEKTLAVAAKAAGLRLQVCDGKGTPTDIGGCIGQATDAKAAAIIADAIPYGLAANGFDAAQKAGIPVVISNQVPDPAHPASKTLTWVHVPGTEQQIRIFDWIAADAKGKANILVNQSSDGPSPASYVADAKAALKKSCPDCKLTINKVTSSNFALVPSSTSAVLLKDPSINYVDAQFEQYLQPTQGGVQQTSRTDIKVVTGSASLGGLKALKSGSLAAVTAQAAAFQGWVNTDAALRLILGRPVPEYNIPTRLFTKDNIDDVKLTEEAELSGEWFGPATFTDDFKKLWGVA; encoded by the coding sequence ATGAGACCCGCACGTTCCACCCGTCGCGCCCGCACCTGGGCCGCGGCCGCAGGCGTCGCCCTCCTCGCCGGTTCCCTCGCCGCCTGCGGCGGTGACTCGAAGGACACCGCGTCCGCCGGCGCCGACGGCGCGACCGCCGCGGCCGACGACAAGCTGGCCGCCGCGATGAAGGCGCTGGACGCCTACCCCGTCCCGACGGAGAAGCTCGACAAGGTCGGCTCCGTCGCCGGAAAGACGGTCTACTACGTCCCGATCACCAAGCAGGCGCCGATGTTCACCACCACGGAGAAGACGCTCGCCGTCGCCGCCAAGGCCGCGGGCCTGCGCCTCCAGGTCTGCGACGGCAAGGGCACGCCGACCGACATCGGCGGCTGCATCGGCCAGGCGACGGACGCCAAGGCCGCGGCCATCATCGCGGACGCCATCCCGTACGGCCTGGCCGCCAACGGCTTCGACGCCGCGCAGAAGGCCGGCATCCCGGTCGTCATCAGCAACCAGGTGCCCGACCCCGCCCACCCGGCCTCCAAGACGCTCACCTGGGTGCACGTCCCCGGGACCGAGCAGCAGATCCGCATCTTCGACTGGATCGCCGCGGACGCCAAGGGCAAGGCCAACATCCTGGTCAACCAGAGCTCCGACGGCCCGTCGCCCGCCAGCTACGTCGCCGACGCCAAGGCCGCGCTGAAGAAGAGCTGCCCCGACTGCAAGCTGACGATCAACAAGGTCACGTCCTCCAACTTCGCGCTCGTCCCCTCCTCGACCAGCGCCGTGCTGCTCAAGGACCCGAGCATCAACTACGTCGACGCGCAGTTCGAGCAGTACCTGCAGCCGACCCAGGGCGGTGTCCAGCAGACGTCGCGCACGGACATCAAGGTCGTCACCGGCTCCGCCTCCCTCGGCGGCCTGAAGGCCCTCAAGTCCGGTTCGCTGGCGGCCGTCACCGCCCAGGCCGCGGCCTTCCAGGGCTGGGTCAACACCGATGCGGCGCTGCGCCTGATCCTCGGCCGGCCGGTGCCGGAGTACAACATCCCGACCCGCCTGTTCACGAAGGACAACATCGACGACGTCAAGCTGACCGAGGAGGCGGAGCTCTCCGGCGAGTGGTTCGGCCCGGCCACCTTCACCGACGACTTCAAGAAGCTGTGGGGCGTCGCGTGA